DNA from Corynebacterium aurimucosum ATCC 700975:
GGCTTTAAGCGCCGAGTCGACGCGCTCGGGCCAGTCCACGTAGTCCGTGAGCACGGCACGCGCGAGCTGTGCGGTGTTTTCTGGGTCCAAGCCGATTCGCTCTGCCCAGCTTTCCACCTGCTCCACCGCATACCGCATGGTGGGATGGTGGAACGCGGCTGAAACCTCAAGGTCGGTGACAGCGACGGCGGCTGACTCCCCTTCCGGCTCTTCTGTAAGGGCCGAGCGCTCCTGCAACGTGGCCTTCACCCGGGCAAGTTCAGCCGGGGTTCCGACGATGACGAAGCGCCCACGGCCGTTGTCGAGCCCAATGTGGGCGCCGGCTTCGTGCAGTTGCTGTTTCGTCGCGCCGGTCACCGCCGCCATGGGCGCGCCCTGCGCGGTGCGGACTAGCCCAGCGCTGCGCGCGGTAGTCGTCATGGCTGCACCGATGAGGCGCGCCAGCGCCAGAGCCTCAGCTGGGCTCATGCGTCCCTCAGCAACCGCCGCGGCAAGCACGCCCTGGGAATGGCCAATGTTGGTGACGGCATCTTCGAGGTCTATTCCATGCGCACGCAGAGATTCGAGGACCGCCAACTGCGCGGTGAGGATGCCGGGGGTGGAAAGCGAGGCGTCGGCAAGCGCGTGCGCCCACGCCGGTTCCGAATCTGCCCAGGCCAAAGGCGCAAACCCGTGCGGAGCAGCAGCCAGAAGCTCCTCCTCCAGTGGAGCAAGGAGTTCCTCGGCCGCGGAGAGGAACGCCGCTATCTTGGGTCGGACGCCGGTGGCGAGGGCATCGCGCAACGATGGCAGCCAGGCATAACCCTGTCCAGAGAAAGAGAGCGCGAAAGGCTCAGAGTCCAAGCGCGCGAACAAAGGAACAGAGACGTGGAAATCAGACACCTACGCTACTCCCCCAAAGTGCGAGCGACGAGCTGCGCGGCCTCATCGAGGGAAGACTGGGTCTTCGACTCAGACGCATCAGAAAAGACCTGGCAGGCGTGGTCCGGGACAACCTCGGCCGAGCGCTTCAAACCGCGTTCAGCGAGGTACTCGTCAAAGAACATATCGATACTCATACCGTGTGCCGATTCTACCCACTAGGATCAATACGTCATGGCCACTCGTACCCCGTTCTTCATCGCCGCGCTGCTCAACGCCGCGGTAGCTGTGCTCGTGGCGGTCGGCCTGCTCCTTCCCTCCCCGGCTGCTCCCCCAGCGGCAGGGCCGAGTGCTTCCACAACGACAGCGGAGCCCGCGCAGGAGGGACAAACAGAAGAACCAGCCGAAGAGGCCACGCCTGGGCCAAGCAGTGCGCCGGACGTTGCCGAGGCGCTCGCCGCCCTGGATTCCCTGGAGGTCAAAGGCCGCGCTCCCATGACCGGATATGAGCGTGAGCTATTCGGCCAGGCCTGGTCCGATGATGTCACGGTGCAGTTTGGCCACAACGGCTGCGATACACGCAATGACATCCTCCGCAGGGACCTGGTTCCGGAGAGCCTCGTGCTCAAGGAAGGCACCCACGACTGCGTGGCGCTCGCCGGTACCTTGCATGATCCCTATTCGGGCCAGGACATTGAGTTTCAGCGCGGGGCGCAGACCTCGCGAGCGGTGCAGATCGATCACATTGTGCCGCTTGCCGACGCCTGGCAGAAAGGCGCCCAGCAATGGTCGCCAGAGAAGCGCCGCAACTTTGCCAATGATCCCCGCAACCTCCTCGCCGTCGACGGCCCACTCAACCAGCAGAAAGGCGCTGGCGATGCCGCCACGTGGCTGCCGCCCAACAAAGGTTTCCGCTGTGAATATGCGCGCCGCATCGTCGAGGTAAAAGCCGCCTATGGAATTTGGGTCACGGAGGCAGAAAAGGATGCACTCAGTCGGCTACTGAATGCTTGCTGAGTGCGTTTTACCCTCTTTAGGCGCTCCGACTCCCCTCTCACTACCCCCGAGATTATGCGCATAATATTCACCCATTCCTAAACGGTCATGCAGGGTTTTGACGCTCGAAACTCCGAGTCGCACTGCGCCTACATTTCTCCCATCCAGGACTTTCTATCACCCTATCGATATGCAATTAATGCAGTCCAGCCCTGCAGGCAGCACCCCCTCATGAAACAAAAACAATCAATTTTCCCCTCCTGTCTCACTTTTCTTTTAATATGTGACACAGCACCTAGCCTGAGGTCTGGGTCACATTAACGGCGTTCGCTTTCATGAGTCGCTGTGCTTCCCGAATCTGCTGAGACAAACCCTGCGAAGGAACAGTGATGTTCAAGTACATCATCAAGAAGACCGCCAGCTGGCTGGTAGTCATCTTCCTCGCGACTAATATCGCGTACCTCCTGGCCGCAACCTTTCTTGATCCCCGATCAAATTACGTTGGCCGCAACCCACCGCTCGGGCCGGAAGAAATCGGCCGCATCCTCACTCCACTCGGACTCAACCCGGAAACCCCGCTTATTGAGCGCTGGTGGGGCTGGCTATCCAACATCATCTTCCACTGGGACTGGGGTACCTCCCCTCTCGGCGACCCGGTCAGCGCACAAATCGCTCACCGCGCTCTCGTCTCGGCGCAGCTGCTGCTCGTCGCCACGATCCTCTCCGTCATCATCGGCGTCGCCCTAGGCGTCTACACCGCCTCCCGCCAATACAAAGCCGCCGACCGCTTCTGGCAGGGAGTTTCCATCATCACGATGAACACCCACGTCGTCGTCGCCTCCATCCTGGTCGTCGCCGCCGGCCTGTGGATCAACCGCGTCACCGGCCACCGCGTGGTCTATGTGACGGGCGCTTCCAGCCTCGGCGTCGAAGGCTTCTTCCCCAAACTTCTGGATATGGCACAGCACCTCATCCTGCCGTCCATCTCGCTCATCATCATCAGCTACGCCGGGTATCACATGATGCAGCGCACCTTGCTGCTGGATAACCTGAACGCCGATTATGTGCGCACCGCCCGCGCCAAGGGCCTGACCCGTGCACAGGCTATTCGCAAGCACGCCCTGCGCACCTCCATCATCCCGGTTGCGACCTCCGTGGCCTTCTCCGTTCCCGGTATCTTCACCGGCGCCATCATGACGGAAACCATCTTCGCTTGGAAGGGAATGGGCCAGTACTTTATCGAAACCATCAGTCGCAACGACGTTAACGGCACCACCGCCGTCGCCGCCTTCGGTGCCGTCATGATTGCTTTCTCCGCAATCCTGGCTGACCTCGTCGTCGTCGCCCTCGATCCGCGAGTAAGGGTGAGCTAAATGTCTCCAGAAAAGAAATCCACGTCGCCGCGCTCAGAAGCCCGCCACACCGAGCGCCACCGCCGCAACGACCTCGCTATCGATACGGCAGCTGATAACCTCGGCGTGCGCCCGCATACCGCCACTGCTGACTTTTCACCGCAAACCGAACCCAGCGCACAGTCCGCACTTGGTTCCGGCGTCGATGTCGATGACGCACAGCGCAAGCAATTCGCCGGCAACGAGTTCCGCGGCACGTCAAAGCTGAAGCTGTACGTTCGCCGCTTCTTCCGCAACAAGGCGGCCGCTATCGGTCTCGTCATCTTCGTGCTGCTCGCGCTCTTGGCCATCTTCGGGAGCTTCCTTACCCCGTGGTCCTTCGACGAGCCGGACTTCTTCAACCTGTCCACCGGGCCTTCCTCTGAGCACTGGTTCGGCACGACTGACTCCGGTAATGACCTCTTTGCACAAACCGTCCACGGCCTGGGCCGCTCGCTGATCATTGCGCTCATCGTCTCGTTGGCCTCTACCCTGCTGTCCGCCTTCATCGGCGCGGCCGCGGCCATGTACGGCGGCGCGGTGGAAAAGGTCATCCTGGCAGTCATTCACTTCTTGCTGGCCATCCCGACGTTCCTGCTCATCGCCCTGGTGGTTTCTGATTCCGGCGGCGACTGGAAGCTGCTCATCGTGGTACTCATCGCCTTCGGCTGGATGTATCCGGCGCGCGTCATCTGGGCCATGGCGCTCAGCGTGCGCGAGAACGACTATGTCCGTGCCGCGGACTACATGGGCGTTTCGCGCCTGCGCACCATCTTCCGCCACGTGGTTCCCAATATCGGCTCGCTGCTCATCATCCAGGCGGCCCTGGGCGTGGTGTCCACCATCATGTCG
Protein-coding regions in this window:
- a CDS encoding HNH endonuclease family protein, producing the protein MATRTPFFIAALLNAAVAVLVAVGLLLPSPAAPPAAGPSASTTTAEPAQEGQTEEPAEEATPGPSSAPDVAEALAALDSLEVKGRAPMTGYERELFGQAWSDDVTVQFGHNGCDTRNDILRRDLVPESLVLKEGTHDCVALAGTLHDPYSGQDIEFQRGAQTSRAVQIDHIVPLADAWQKGAQQWSPEKRRNFANDPRNLLAVDGPLNQQKGAGDAATWLPPNKGFRCEYARRIVEVKAAYGIWVTEAEKDALSRLLNAC
- a CDS encoding ABC transporter permease — translated: MFKYIIKKTASWLVVIFLATNIAYLLAATFLDPRSNYVGRNPPLGPEEIGRILTPLGLNPETPLIERWWGWLSNIIFHWDWGTSPLGDPVSAQIAHRALVSAQLLLVATILSVIIGVALGVYTASRQYKAADRFWQGVSIITMNTHVVVASILVVAAGLWINRVTGHRVVYVTGASSLGVEGFFPKLLDMAQHLILPSISLIIISYAGYHMMQRTLLLDNLNADYVRTARAKGLTRAQAIRKHALRTSIIPVATSVAFSVPGIFTGAIMTETIFAWKGMGQYFIETISRNDVNGTTAVAAFGAVMIAFSAILADLVVVALDPRVRVS
- a CDS encoding ABC transporter permease, with translation MSPEKKSTSPRSEARHTERHRRNDLAIDTAADNLGVRPHTATADFSPQTEPSAQSALGSGVDVDDAQRKQFAGNEFRGTSKLKLYVRRFFRNKAAAIGLVIFVLLALLAIFGSFLTPWSFDEPDFFNLSTGPSSEHWFGTTDSGNDLFAQTVHGLGRSLIIALIVSLASTLLSAFIGAAAAMYGGAVEKVILAVIHFLLAIPTFLLIALVVSDSGGDWKLLIVVLIAFGWMYPARVIWAMALSVRENDYVRAADYMGVSRLRTIFRHVVPNIGSLLIIQAALGVVSTIMSETALSFLGLGVKLPDVSLGTLLAGGANAVEASPWLFYFPAGILTLLTVSMAFIADGLRDAIDPNSNSGGRA